From a single Collibacillus ludicampi genomic region:
- a CDS encoding PRD domain-containing protein, which yields MFDDLIQEISKKNPLSLQEKNELISLLVNVKEKTEKISLSFTKERWVAIAVHLLAFMRRVKQGESLPPIEQEIWDQVSQEMKDVSQQVLQTYGMDKNQNIENTEIFLLAVHFETAKFEQ from the coding sequence ATGTTTGATGATCTGATTCAAGAGATTTCGAAAAAAAATCCATTATCCTTACAAGAAAAGAATGAATTAATTTCATTGCTAGTGAATGTAAAAGAAAAGACAGAAAAGATCTCGCTTTCTTTTACAAAGGAACGATGGGTAGCGATAGCCGTTCACTTGTTGGCGTTTATGCGGCGGGTGAAACAAGGTGAATCTTTGCCCCCCATTGAACAAGAGATATGGGACCAAGTCAGCCAAGAGATGAAAGATGTGAGCCAACAAGTACTGCAGACTTATGGCATGGACAAAAATCAAAATATTGAAAATACCGAAATATTCTTGCTTGCCGTTCATTTCGAAACGGCAAAATTTGAACAATAA
- a CDS encoding SFCGS family glycine-rich protein, whose product MERKVKVVIGDRLGKGQKVAKGVESAGGIPILIPGVGADMKVGDFMHKEGADFGISFCGSGGAGALTAKTKYHYPVEFGLRSIEAGITALREGKKVIGFGFMDTEELGRRLTEEYIKIIGG is encoded by the coding sequence ATGGAACGAAAAGTAAAAGTGGTTATCGGTGACCGATTGGGAAAAGGTCAGAAAGTGGCAAAAGGAGTTGAGTCGGCAGGTGGAATACCTATTTTGATTCCGGGTGTGGGTGCAGACATGAAGGTTGGGGACTTCATGCATAAAGAAGGGGCTGACTTTGGCATTTCCTTCTGTGGAAGTGGTGGTGCGGGAGCATTAACCGCGAAAACGAAATATCATTACCCGGTTGAATTTGGCCTTCGTTCGATTGAAGCGGGTATTACTGCTTTGCGGGAGGGAAAGAAAGTCATTGGCTTCGGGTTTATGGACACGGAAGAGTTGGGCAGGCGGCTCACCGAAGAGTATATCAAAATCATAGGAGGTTAA
- a CDS encoding DUF4312 family protein — protein MYKSFTHTLTLSGVGETKEAAFNKIFSQIQRKIAQDIPGIPLRIEPQNVEIIRAKETIYTERFMGIFFPRKRTRYEITAQITVQLRIIDVSKIEFEREEEHLTRVQHLIRME, from the coding sequence ATGTACAAATCTTTCACCCACACGCTAACACTAAGTGGAGTCGGAGAAACAAAGGAAGCGGCATTCAATAAAATTTTTTCACAGATTCAGAGGAAAATCGCACAAGACATCCCAGGAATCCCCTTGCGGATCGAACCACAAAATGTGGAAATCATTCGTGCAAAGGAAACGATATACACGGAGCGATTCATGGGAATTTTCTTTCCGCGAAAACGAACACGCTATGAGATTACAGCACAAATTACCGTTCAATTGCGTATCATAGATGTTTCGAAGATTGAATTTGAAAGAGAAGAAGAGCATCTGACAAGGGTCCAGCACTTGATTCGTATGGAATGA
- a CDS encoding DUF4311 domain-containing protein yields METLVILLESIIIGALVGFGVGAGAARMFHAPTVQGMGAFRTYGELNACEGDPIAHFSFGLGFLFNSWASIVGAGAFTQDVEHRIIPNWAAAALLWKNRNVEETLHNPKKMAFAGAIVGMIVVTVMNSTAASIPESMQKVATAVLVPAANWLINPIMPIVFWTAAMDAGKRTGVWGTVLGGVAHLIMGNAVPGIVLGILIGKGIDDSGWNRITKTLVTAVILLFILSGFFRGFDVKLLQSIHVTVPQGLIEFHKLFGSEVK; encoded by the coding sequence ATGGAAACTCTAGTCATTCTATTGGAATCCATTATTATTGGAGCACTCGTTGGATTTGGTGTGGGTGCCGGTGCCGCGAGAATGTTCCATGCCCCTACTGTACAGGGGATGGGAGCGTTCCGAACCTATGGGGAATTGAACGCCTGTGAAGGGGATCCTATTGCACACTTTTCATTTGGTCTAGGGTTTTTGTTCAACTCATGGGCTTCCATTGTAGGTGCGGGAGCTTTTACTCAAGACGTGGAGCACCGGATTATTCCAAACTGGGCGGCTGCCGCATTGTTATGGAAAAACAGAAATGTCGAAGAAACATTGCACAATCCGAAAAAAATGGCTTTTGCGGGTGCGATCGTGGGAATGATCGTCGTTACTGTTATGAACTCAACGGCCGCTTCGATTCCCGAATCGATGCAAAAGGTAGCCACGGCGGTATTAGTCCCCGCTGCAAACTGGTTGATTAACCCGATCATGCCGATTGTATTCTGGACGGCGGCGATGGATGCCGGAAAACGTACCGGCGTGTGGGGGACTGTTCTTGGTGGAGTGGCACATTTGATCATGGGGAACGCTGTACCGGGCATTGTGTTGGGGATTTTAATAGGAAAAGGGATCGACGACAGCGGTTGGAACCGAATTACGAAAACACTCGTGACTGCTGTGATTTTACTGTTTATCCTCAGCGGATTCTTCCGCGGTTTTGATGTGAAATTGTTGCAAAGCATTCATGTAACAGTTCCTCAAGGGCTCATTGAATTTCATAAGCTCTTTGGTTCCGAGGTGAAGTAA
- a CDS encoding DUF4310 family protein, which produces MDYQNRGFWYSENAFILFVACLSAGIFAGTHMYYVYHVGAFNDIAVVALLAAGIKGGSFGAAAAFGASFLFARVLEGPLVGILDIGGALQTGVGIGIPAIMLAAGITGPLASFPLALLTGAVIGAVIGLIIVLIRKFTINSANSTFGADVMMGAGNAAGRYLGPLIVIAAIMASIPVGIGATVGAAIFYAYKKPIAGGAILGAMIMGAIFPIVTK; this is translated from the coding sequence ATGGATTATCAAAATAGAGGTTTTTGGTATTCAGAAAATGCTTTCATCTTATTTGTCGCTTGTCTCTCTGCCGGTATCTTCGCAGGAACTCATATGTACTATGTCTACCATGTTGGCGCATTCAATGATATCGCGGTTGTTGCTTTACTGGCTGCCGGAATAAAAGGAGGAAGCTTCGGTGCAGCCGCCGCTTTTGGGGCGAGCTTCCTATTCGCCCGTGTGCTGGAAGGCCCTCTCGTTGGAATCCTGGATATCGGTGGGGCCTTGCAGACCGGAGTGGGAATTGGTATTCCGGCTATCATGCTGGCCGCGGGCATTACGGGTCCATTAGCTTCTTTTCCTCTCGCTCTTTTGACAGGTGCAGTGATCGGTGCAGTCATTGGGCTTATCATCGTTCTCATCCGGAAATTCACAATCAATTCAGCAAACTCCACCTTTGGGGCTGATGTCATGATGGGGGCGGGTAACGCGGCGGGCCGTTACCTGGGACCACTGATTGTGATTGCTGCTATTATGGCATCCATTCCAGTAGGAATTGGAGCAACAGTAGGAGCGGCAATTTTCTATGCTTATAAGAAACCGATCGCTGGAGGAGCCATTTTGGGAGCCATGATCATGGGAGCCATTTTCCCAATCGTTACAAAATAA
- a CDS encoding DgaE family pyridoxal phosphate-dependent ammonia lyase, translating to MGIYQDFGLKQIINASGKMTALGASAVHPEVAKALSDASMDYVDIHELMLAAGKIIATVTGAEDGCPTSGAAGGIAISVAAVIAGTHLTRIEKLPFSDGLKNEIVIQKGHAIHFGASITQMISLGGGKVVEVGQANHVEKKHIMEAINEQTAAIFYVKSHHAVQKGMQSLETMISIAKEYQIPIIVDAAAEEDLRKYIAMGADLVIYSGGKAIEGPTSGFICGRASLIEACRAQYKGIGRAMKVGKEAIVGLLTALRRYGFKEDLSQEQRRRMLWLIEQIKDINGIEGSIVQDEAGRDIYRAQLKIDSKVLGMSAHELIRRLEEGNPAIYTRNHYANIGIINIDPRPLLPGQEQLIVKRIKEIVEETYEHSI from the coding sequence ATGGGTATTTATCAGGACTTCGGATTAAAACAAATCATCAATGCAAGCGGAAAAATGACGGCACTAGGCGCAAGCGCAGTCCATCCGGAAGTCGCAAAGGCGCTCTCGGATGCCTCGATGGACTATGTGGATATTCACGAACTTATGCTGGCAGCCGGTAAAATCATTGCAACCGTTACAGGTGCAGAGGATGGCTGCCCCACTTCAGGGGCCGCTGGCGGAATCGCGATCAGCGTGGCTGCCGTCATTGCAGGAACCCATTTGACCAGGATTGAAAAGCTTCCATTTTCAGATGGACTCAAAAATGAGATTGTGATCCAGAAAGGGCATGCGATTCATTTTGGGGCTTCGATCACGCAGATGATTTCCTTGGGTGGAGGAAAAGTAGTAGAAGTCGGTCAAGCCAATCATGTGGAAAAGAAACATATCATGGAAGCCATCAATGAGCAAACGGCAGCTATTTTTTATGTAAAATCGCATCATGCCGTTCAAAAGGGTATGCAATCACTGGAAACGATGATTTCGATCGCAAAGGAATATCAAATTCCGATCATTGTTGATGCGGCTGCCGAAGAAGATCTGCGCAAATATATTGCCATGGGAGCGGATCTCGTGATTTACAGTGGCGGTAAAGCGATTGAAGGACCTACTTCCGGGTTTATCTGTGGCCGCGCCTCTTTGATTGAAGCTTGCCGTGCCCAATATAAAGGAATAGGCCGGGCGATGAAAGTAGGAAAGGAAGCGATTGTAGGGTTATTGACAGCTCTTCGGCGTTACGGATTCAAGGAAGATTTATCTCAGGAACAGCGGCGGCGGATGTTATGGTTGATCGAACAGATAAAAGACATCAACGGAATTGAAGGAAGCATTGTACAAGATGAAGCAGGGCGCGACATTTACAGGGCCCAACTCAAGATTGATTCGAAAGTACTTGGAATGAGCGCGCATGAATTGATCCGTCGTTTGGAAGAAGGCAATCCCGCCATCTATACGCGGAATCATTATGCCAATATAGGGATTATCAATATAGATCCAAGACCCTTGTTACCGGGTCAAGAACAATTGATTGTCAAACGTATAAAAGAAATCGTGGAGGAGACATATGAACATTCAATTTAA
- a CDS encoding KDGP aldolase: MNIQFNVLAKNVQNAKEIMEVTDGHALIGIMVKHFPTVDDAVKTVQEFQSENIPVSVGLGAGDPAQWERVVQVSVRTKPAHVNQIFPAAGYTIASLRSVKSEQTIVNAMITPSGTPGKVFISTGPVSQQYQEPVSCDLAAALLAEIGVPSIKFYPIEGKKRLDEVAEMVKAAVRHQIYIFEPTGGIDVDSLPEIVKVCAEHGAKRIIPHIYTSIIDKETGFTRIEDVQALAQSVSKLTL, encoded by the coding sequence ATGAACATTCAATTTAATGTACTCGCAAAAAATGTACAAAATGCAAAGGAAATCATGGAAGTCACCGACGGTCACGCTTTGATCGGAATCATGGTAAAACATTTTCCCACTGTTGATGATGCTGTCAAGACTGTACAGGAATTTCAATCGGAAAATATTCCGGTTTCGGTTGGATTGGGAGCCGGGGATCCGGCACAGTGGGAGAGAGTCGTTCAAGTTTCCGTGCGTACGAAACCGGCCCATGTCAATCAAATATTTCCTGCCGCTGGTTATACGATCGCTTCCTTGCGAAGCGTCAAGAGTGAACAAACCATTGTGAATGCAATGATCACACCGAGTGGGACACCCGGCAAGGTGTTTATTTCGACAGGACCTGTCAGTCAGCAATATCAGGAACCTGTTTCCTGTGATCTGGCTGCAGCCTTGCTGGCAGAGATCGGTGTTCCATCCATCAAGTTTTATCCTATTGAAGGTAAAAAGAGATTAGATGAAGTGGCTGAGATGGTTAAAGCTGCAGTGCGTCATCAGATCTATATTTTTGAACCGACCGGGGGGATTGACGTGGATTCGTTACCGGAGATTGTAAAGGTTTGCGCGGAACACGGCGCAAAGCGAATCATTCCCCACATCTACACGTCCATTATTGATAAAGAAACGGGATTCACCCGCATCGAGGATGTTCAGGCATTGGCCCAATCTGTATCCAAATTGACACTTTAG